The Lactuca sativa cultivar Salinas chromosome 2, Lsat_Salinas_v11, whole genome shotgun sequence genome includes a window with the following:
- the LOC111899881 gene encoding uncharacterized protein LOC111899881, producing MAASKSYYARARPSYRFISDERNSAVGSDSLFELDESDVWNVSVSPELRKTVPGSRITKRSSSVAVKRGELGGTASSMPVNVPDWSKILKQDYMENRRRDSDDDDFDDDDNCSGDRIPPHEFLARTRMASFSVHEGIGRTLKGRDLSRVRNAIWEKTGFED from the coding sequence ATGGCGGCATCCAAGAGTTACTATGCTAGAGCTAGACCAAGCTACCGGTTCATCTCCGACGAAAGGAACAGTGCCGTCGGATCGGATTCGTTGTTTGAGCTCGACGAATCGGATGTCTGGAATGTTTCCGTGTCTCCGGAGTTGCGTAAGACGGTGCCCGGTTCTCGGATCACGAAAAGGTCTTCGTCGGTGGCGGTGAAGCGAGGAGAGCTTGGAGGAACGGCATCGTCGATGCCGGTCAATGTTCCGGACTGGTCTAAGATACTCAAACAGGATTACATGGAGAATCGGAGGAGAGACAGTGACGACGATGATTTCGATGATGATGATAACTGCTCTGGAGATCGGATTCCGCCGCATGAGTTTCTGGCGAGGACTAGAATGGCGTCATTTTCCGTTCACGAAGGAATCGGGAGGACTCTGAAAGGAAGAGATCTGAGCAGGGTACGAAACGCAATTTGGGAGAAAACCGGGTTCGAAGATTAA